Proteins encoded within one genomic window of Candidatus Kryptoniota bacterium:
- a CDS encoding IS3 family transposase: LFEYLEIFYNRVRRHSALGYKSPVAFENELSTVA; the protein is encoded by the coding sequence ACTTTTTGAGTATCTCGAGATATTCTACAACCGGGTTCGTCGCCACTCCGCACTCGGTTACAAATCACCTGTGGCTTTTGAAAATGAACTATCAACTGTGGCTTAA